A part of Ammospiza caudacuta isolate bAmmCau1 chromosome 5, bAmmCau1.pri, whole genome shotgun sequence genomic DNA contains:
- the RERGL gene encoding ras-related and estrogen-regulated growth inhibitor-like protein, whose translation MGEVKVAVLGGSGAGKSALAVRFLTRRFIGEYASGAECIYTKHLCLDGRQIHLEIYDPCSQPQQGKLTLADELHWADGFIIVYDISDRASFAFAKALLYRIRESHIGVCKKMVESSVFLVGNKQDLCHMREVGWDEGQKLAIDNKCQFCELSAAEHYQEVVAMFTKVLRNITANSKVKEKRRPSGSKSMAKLINNVFGKRRKSV comes from the exons aTGGGCGAGGTGAAGGTGGCCGTGCTgggcggcagcggggccggcAAATCGG CGCTGGCGGTGCGGTTCCTGACCCGGCGATTCATCGGAGAGTACGCGTCCGGAGCCG AATGCATCTACACCAAACACTTGTGCCTGGATGGGAGGCAGATACACCTGGAAATTTATGACCCTTGTTCCCAG CCCCAGCAGGGGAAGCTGACCCTGGCAGATGAGCTCCACTGGGCTGATGGATTTATCATTGTCTATGACATCAGTGACAGAGCATCCTTTGCCTTTGCCAAGGCCCTGCTCTACAGGATCCGAGAGTCTCACATAGGAGTTTGTAAAAA GATGGTCGAGTCATCAGTATTTTTGGTTGGCAATAAACAGGATCTATGCCACATGAGGGAGGTTGGCTGGGATGAAGGACAGAAGCTGGCAATAGACAACAAGTGCCAATTCTGTGAActgtcagcagcagagcacTATCAGGAGGTTGTGGCAATGTTCACCAAGGTGCTGAGGAACATCACTGCCAACTCCAAAGTGAAGGAGAAGAGACGGCCAAGCGGCTCCAAGTCAATGGCCAAGTTGATCAACAATGTGtttgggaagaggaggaaatcTGTGTAA